A window of Solanum stenotomum isolate F172 chromosome 3, ASM1918654v1, whole genome shotgun sequence contains these coding sequences:
- the LOC125859185 gene encoding receptor-like protein 35 — protein sequence MALTGRIPRDFGNLTFLVSLDLGRNNFHGNLPQEMVCLRRLKFLELSFNKFRGEIPSWFGFLEQLQVLNLRNNSFTGFIPPSLSNASKLETLQISANLLEGNIPEEIGNLHNLKLLSIQNNKLTGSIPFTIFNISRIEVISFSNNSISGNLPNDLCNRLPILKKLQMSMNKLDGHMPKSLSNCSQLQILALTRNDFDGPIHSEIGRLSNLQILLLGSNHFTGMFYLTSFWTRVCSSKLT from the coding sequence ATGGCTCTTACCGGCAGGATTCCTCGTGATTTTGGAAACCTCACATTTCTTGTTTCTCTTGATTTGGGAAGGAACAATTTCCATGGAAATTTGCCTCAAGAAATGGTATGCTTACGTCGACTTAAGTTTCTTGAGTTAAGTTTTAACAAATTCAGAGGGGAAATTCCTTCTTGGTTTGGGTTTTTAGAACAACTTCAAGTTTTAAATCTTAGAAATAATAGTTTCACTGGTTTCATTCCCCCGTCACTCTCGAATGCCTCAAAGTTGGAGACTTTACAAATATCTGCCAATTTACTTGAAGGAAACATCCCAGAAGAGATTGGCAATCTTCACAACCTGAAATTGTTGTCCATACAAAATAATAAGCTTACGGGTTCAATACCATTcacaattttcaatatttctagaATCGAAGTCATCTCATTTTCAAACAATAGCATATCAGGAAATCTTCCCAATGATTTATGCAATCGTCTTCCAATACTCAAAAAGCTTCAAATGTCAATGAACAAGCTTGATGGTCATATGCCTAAAAGCTTGTCAAATTGTTCACAACTTCAAATATTGGCTTTAACAAGAAATGATTTTGATGGACCAATACATAGTGAAATTGGAAGATTGAGCAACTTGCAGATACTGTTGCTCGGATCCAACCATTTCACAGGTATGTTTTATCTTACTAGTTTCTGGACACGTGTGTGCTCATCTAAATTGACATAA
- the LOC125859184 gene encoding receptor kinase-like protein Xa21, producing MIPNSLGYLTHLQLLNLAENNLTSDSFLSFLTSLTNCRNLTSLYLTFNPLNGMLPVSVGNFSKSLVNFCADACKIKGQIPNEVGNLSSILDLDLSNNNLIGSIPTSTRYLRNLQRLYLNNNKLTGFIGDNLCKLQHLGDIYLAQNQLSGSLPNCLGNVTSLRLIYMDSNKLSSNIPTSLGNLKDLIGLDLSSNNMVGSLPPEIGYLKAVNYMDLSMNQFTNGIPREIGGLKNLVYLYLEHNKLQGSIPVSMSNMVGLEFLDISHNNISGIIPMSLEKLQYLEYFNVSFNKLHGEIPSGGPFKSLSSQFFINNEALCGLSRFIVPPCPTSSTHRSYRKKLLVLFLLLGITLVFAPIAFLFPWIRYRRGKKAPQQADSLSIATTQRISYYELLQATDSLSESNLIGSGSFGSVYKGVLRSGTAIAVKVFNLQLEAAFKSFDTECEVLRSLHHRNLVKVITSCSNLDFKALVLEYMPNGSLDKYLYSHNYFLDIRQRLSIMTDVACALEYFHHGCSSPVIHCDIKPSNVLLDEDMVAHLSDFGISKLLGEDESDLYTKTLATFGYIAPEYGLNGLVSIKCDVYSYGIMLLETFTRRKPSDFEGDLNLKQWVSYSLPEAIMDVVDANLVTPLDNHLQKKLDVVASIMKVALDCCAESPARRANMKDVVGMLQKIKIQLLAC from the exons ATGATTCCCAATTCTCTTGGATATTTGACTCATCTACAGCTCCTAAACTTGGCAGAAAACAATTTAACCAGTGATTCATTTTTAAGCTTCCTCACTTCCTTAACCAATTGCAGAAATTTAACATCTCTTTATCTAACTTTCAACCCTCTAAATGGCATGCTTCCGGTCTCCGTAGGGAACTTCTCCAAATCTCTTGTAAACTTTTGTGCCGATGCTTGCAAGATTAAAGGCCAGATTCCAAATGAAGTTGGCAACTTAAGCAGCATATTAGACCTTGATCTTTCTAATAATAACTTGATTGGATCAATTCCTACATCAACTCGTTACTTGAGAAACCTTCAGCGCCTGTACTTGAACAACAACAAGCTTACGGGATTTATTGGAGATAATTTATGTAAATTGCAACATTTGGGAGATATTTACTTGGCTCAAAATCAACTTTCAGGATCTCTCCCTAATTGTTTAGGGAATGTTACTTCCCTTAGATTGATATATATGGATTCCAATAAATTGAGTTCCAATATACCAACAAGCTTAGGAAATCTTAAAGATCTAATAGGGCTTGACTTATCGTCAAACAACATGGTTGGATCTTTACCTCCGGAAATTGGATATCTAAAGGCTGTGAATTATATGGATCTGTCAATGAATCAATTCACAAATGGAATTCCTAGAGAAATTGGAGGATTGAAAAATCTGGTATATCTTTATTTGGAACACAACAAGTTGCAAGGATCTATACCTGTCTCAATGAGCAACATGGTAGGTTTGGAATTCCTAGACATTTCTCATAATAATATATCAGGAATCATTCCCATGTCTTTGGAGAAACTACAATACCTCGAGTATTTCAATGTTTCATTCAACAAGTTGCACGGTGAAATACCCTCGGGGGGTCCTTTCAAGAGCCTATCCAGTCAATTTTTCATCAACAATGAAGCATTGTGTGGTTTGTCAAGGTTTATTGTCCCACCATGCCCCACTTCATCAACGCATAGATCATATAGGAAAAAATTGCTAGTTCTATTTCTTTTGCTAGGAATAACACTTGTATTTGCTCCTATCGCCTTTCTGTTCCCTTGGATAAGGTATAGAAGAGGTAAAAAAGCTCCTCAACAAGCTGATTCATTGTCTATTGCAACAACACAAAGAATTTCATACTATGAACTTCTCCAAGCAACTGATTCGCTTAGCGAGAGTAATCTGATTGGTTCTGGAAGTTTTGGCTCTGTTTACAAAGGCGTTCTCAGAAGTGGAACTGCCATTGCAGTTAAAGTGTTCAATCTGCAACTGGAAGCAGCATTCAAGAGTTTCGATACAGAATGTGAAGTTTTGCGCAGCCTTCACCATAGGAATCTTGTGAAAGTCATCACCAGTTGCTCCAACCTTGATTTTAAGGCTTTGGTGCTCGAGTATATGCCTAATGGAAGTCTTGACAAGTATTTGTATTCACACAACTACTTCTTAGACATCAGGCAGAGACTAAGTATTATGACAGATGTGGCATGTGCGTTGGAATATTTCCATCATGGATGCTCCTCTCCCGTGATTCATTGTGATATAAAGCCTAGTAATGTCTTGCTGGATGAGGATATGGTTGCCCACCTAAGCGACTTTGGTATTTCAAAACTGCTTGGTGAAGATGAGAGTGATTTATACACGAAAACCTTAGCAACATTTGGTTATATTGCACCAG AGTATGGACTGAATGGATTGGTGTCAATAAAATGCGATGTCTATAGTTACGGGATTATGTTGCTGGAAACATTTACCAGGAGAAAGCCTAGTGATTTTGAGGGAGATCTTAACTTGAAGCAATGGGTGAGTTATTCACTTCCAGAGGCAATAATGGATGTTGTAGATGCCAACTTGGTAACACCATTGGATAATCACTTACAGAAGAAGCTTGATGTTGTTGCATCAATCATGAAAGTGGCATTAGATTGCTGTGCTGAATCTCCGGCAAGAAGGGCAAACATGAAAGATGTTGTAGGGATGCTACAGAAGATCAAGATTCAACTTCTTGCATGCTGA
- the LOC125859186 gene encoding protein MALE DISCOVERER 2-like, with the protein MTFTRFLWRRLRKTSHSVSKLLNAASSCRLNTLTAMYFFLLSGCFYSMLSGNHFFGAIPKEFGRLDMLEVLDLRDNNLSGTIPAEIGDLQSLRILLIHNNNFEESVPLEIGKLHLVTELQFDENLTSAFASGTLCIRKFRHCIWQGSMKPFKTITSIIEPIKCTLLHYLSFFQLPSPGTGFMDDRKDCSDNLPRLSRPHIIHTIQHQEEIARRKLAEQSSNLAAASANIKGPLGPVIQMPRSSGSFRAVPNSDGTHPTNLPSPPPQHESQDKLHPVGQSASAVKQSPAVKKPTNSQGPPAGKSESTWKYVVGICIGVILLILAASVFLICRIRAARTIGPWKTGLSGQLQKAFVTGVPKLNRFELETACEDFSNIITSSDSYIVYKGTLSSGVEIAVISTTISSLEDWSMHSETAFRKKVNHFFAFTN; encoded by the exons ATGACTTTCACAAGATTCCTATGGCGAAGGCTGCGCAAAACTTCACATTCTGTATCGAAACTCTTGAATGCTGCTTCCAGTTGCAGATTGAACACTTTAACTGCAATG TATTTCTTCTTGCTGTCTGGTTGCTTTTACAGTATGCTCTCAGGGAATCATTTTTTCGGTGCTATTCCTAAAGAATTCGGAAGACTCGATATGCTTGAAGTGCTTGACTTGAGGGATAATAATTTGAGTGGAACAATTCCAGCAGAAATAGGAGACCTGCAATCACTAAGAATCTT GTTGATTCATAACAATAACTTTGAGGAGAGTGTTCCTTTGGAAATTGGGAAGCTTCATTTAGTCACAGAATTACAATTCGACGAAAATCTCACTTCTGCTTTTGCTTCTGGAACTCTCTGTATAAGAAAATTTCGTCATTG CATCTGGCAAGGCAGCATGAAGCCATTCAAGACGATAACCTCCATTATTGAACCAATAAAATGTACACTTTTGCATTACCTCAGTTTCTTCCAACT GCCATCTCCTGGAACGGGCTTTATGGATGACCGGAAAGACTGCTCTGACAACCTTCCAA GGTTATCCAGGCCTCACATCATCCACACTATACAGCACCAAGAGGAGATTGCACGCCGTAAGTTGGCTGAACAATCCAGTAACCTTGCTGCTGCTTCTGCCAATATCAAAGGACCGTTGGGTCCTGTCATTCAAATGCCAAGAAGCAGTGGGTCGTTTCGTGCGGTGCCAAATTCCGATGGAACACATCCTACAAACTTACCATCACCACCTCCACAGCATGAATCTCAAGACAAATTACATCCTGTGGGACAGTCTGCAAGTGCTGTAAAACAGTCGCCTGCTGTGAAAAAGCCAACTAATAGCCAAGGCCCCCCTGCTGGAAAATCGGAAAGTACTTGGAAGTACGTAGTTGGGATTTGCATTGGAGTAATTTTGCTCATTCTTGCTGCTTCTGTGTTCTTAATCTGCCGAATCAGAGCAGCTAGAACAATTGGCCCTTGGAAGACTGGATTGAGTGGACAGCTGCAAAAAGCATTTGTTACAG GGGTTCCAAAACTTAACAGATTCGAGCTCGAAACAGCATGCGAGGATTTTAGCAACATTATTACCAGCAGCGATTCATATATAGTATACAAGGGAACACTGTCTAGCGGAGTGGAGATTGCCGTTATCTCAACTACTATAAGTTCTCTGGAAGATTGGTCCATGCACTCGGAAACAGCCTTCCGGAAGAAGGTTAATCATTTCTTTGCTTTCACAAATTAA